The proteins below come from a single Argentina anserina chromosome 1, drPotAnse1.1, whole genome shotgun sequence genomic window:
- the LOC126787958 gene encoding bifunctional riboflavin biosynthesis protein RIBA 1, chloroplastic, translating to MTSINLYCSPMALFPSSQRNNGLSTGTSVKPNGGVSDFVAPSLNRNLCFSLRGDFRVRATLVSGEDDLLSHANGVEAQPDALGFGTLAADMAPFSSGFSSDNDEYDLDYPIQGFSSIADAIEDIRQGKMVIVVDDEGRENEGDLIMAASLATPEAMAFIVKHGTGIVCVSMKGEDLERLQLPLMVTQNEEKLCTAFTVSVDAKHGTTTGVSARDRAVTVLALASRDSTPEDFNRPGHIFPLKYREGGVLKRAGHTEASVDLAMLAGLDPVAVLCEIVDDDGSMARLPRLRQFAEKENLKIISIADLIRYRRKRDKLVERAGAARIPTMWGPFEAYCYRSFLDGIEHIAMVKGDIGDGQDILVRVHSECLTGDIFGSARCDCGNQLALAMKQIEAAGRGVLVYLRGHEGRGIGLGHKLQAYNLQDDGRDTVEANEELGLPVDSREYGIGAQILRDLGVRTMKLMTNNPAKYIGLKGYGLAVVGRVPLLTPITTENKRYLETKRTKMGHVYGSNVNGHIDSTSDDSSSTISNPSNGVSET from the exons ATGACTTCTATCAACCTCTATTGTTCCCCTATGGCTCTCTTCCCTTCTTCTCA AAGGAACAATGGATTAAGTACTGGGACTTCGGTTAAACCAAATGGGGGTGTGTCTGATTTTGTCGCGCCGAGTTTGAATAGGAACTTGTGCTTCAGTTTGAGGGGTGATTTTCGGGTTAGAGCTACATTGGTATCTGGAGAGGATGATCTCCTGTCTCATGCTAATGGGGTTGAAGCACAACCGGACGCGTTGGGTTTTGGAACACTTGCCGCTGATATGGCGCCGTTCAGCAGCGGTTTTTCTTCTGATAATGATGAGTATGATCTGGATTATCCTATTCAGGGATTTTCTTCCATTGCTGATGCCATTGAGGATATTCGTCAAGGCAAG ATGGTAATTGTTGTAGATGATGAAGGTAGAGAAAATGAGGGAGATCTTATAATGGCAGCATCCTTGGCAACGCCAGAAGCTATGGCTTTTATTGTCAAGCATGGAACTGGGATTGTTTGTGTGAGCATGAAAGGAGAAGACTTAGAAAGGTTGCAACTCCCGTTGATGGTGACAcagaatgaagaaaaacttTGTACAGCATTCACTGTCTCAGTG GATGCCAAACATGGTACAACAACTGGTGTTTCTGCTCGCGATAGAGCTGTGACAGTCTTGGCCCTTGCATCCAGGGATTCAACACCTGAAGATTTCAACCGACCAGGTCATATCTTTCCCCTAAAGTACAGGGAGGGAGGAGTTCTAAAAAGAGCTGGGCACACGGAAGCTTCCGTTGATCTTGCAATGTTGGCTGGGCTAGATCCAGTAGCAGTTTTGTGTGAAATTGTGGATGATGACGGTTCTATGGCTAGATTACCAAGGCTCCGTCAATTTGCAGAGAAAGAAAACTTGAAAATTATTTCTATTGCTGATTTGATAAG atataggAGAAAAAGGGACAAGTTGGTGGAGCGGGCTGGAGCTGCCCGGATACCCACAATGTGGGGGCCATTTGAAGCCTACTGTTATAGGTCATTTCTTGATGGGATTGAGCACATTGCTATGGTCAAA GGTGATATTGGAGACGGGCAAGATATACTTGTGAGAGTCCATTCAGAGTGTCTCACTGGTGACATCTTTGGGTCGGCCAGATGTGATTGTGGAAACCAGCTGGCACTCGCCATGAAGCAAATTGAAGCAGCTGGTAGGGGTGTTTTGGTGTATCTCCGTGGACATGAAGGTAGAGGAATTGGTTTAGGCCACAAGCTCCAAGCTTATAACCTGCAGGATGATGGGCGCGACACAGTTGAAGCCAACGAAGAGCTTGGACTACCTGTTGATTCTCGCGAATATGGAATAGGTGCACAG ATACTACGAGATCTAGGTGTTCGTACAATGAAACTGATGACGAACAATCCTGCAAAGTATATCGGGCTCAAAGGTTATGGTTTGGCCGTTGTTGGCAGGGTCCCATTATTGACACCAATAACTACGGAGAACAAGAGATACTTAGAGACTAAACGTACAAAAATGGGGCATGTCTATGGCTCCAATGTCAACGGTCATATAGATAGCACCAGTGACGACAGCAGTTCAACCATCAGCAACCCATCTAATGGTGTCTCGGAGACATGA
- the LOC126789519 gene encoding uncharacterized protein LOC126789519, giving the protein MDPLQRYFMDPLRRSMCEEEWKYVVNNGIRQFNMETGRGFRKQPLWKVLMGPKQPSNMECGYYVMRYMKEIIEGQDLSFATKWDGRKLNAYTQIELDEVRCEWTDLVSNYV; this is encoded by the exons ATGGACCCTCTTCAACGGTATTTCATGGACCCTCTCCGACGTAGCATGTGTGAGGAAGAATGGAAATATGTTGTGAACAA TGGAATTAGACAATTTAACATGGAAACGGGTAGGGGCTTCCGAAAACAACCTCTGTGGAAAGTATTGATG GGTCCTAAACAACCCTCAAATATGGAGTGTGGGTATTATGTGATGCGATACATGAAAGAAATCATAGAAGGTCAAGACCTTTCCTTTGCAACGAAG TGGGATGGGAGGAAGCTAAATGCCTACACACAGATAGAACTGGATGAGGTGAGGTGCGAGTGGACGGACTTGGTCAGTAATTATGTGTAG
- the LOC126788239 gene encoding uncharacterized protein LOC126788239 isoform X1, which translates to MGLPKTKNTCTSKETDDTITASIGTKRKRGKPSMERIANRALKGKKLVVEFNPKGVPFGKVAGEMQSYIGVIARTTVPINIESWPKVDKDLKNDVWKSIEMAFVLAPRHRKMILASASNKWRQFKSELTTKYVMPYKDQPDILKDPPEEYDFIKQQDWEQFVKSRLTIDFQKRHMEQKERRQKMQNAHRLAQEGNAGLEAELQETTDEEDEYELDVAVPWKKGREDKNGNISYETVGEQAAEMDTLMNNEGTVNNSNSGSSGDVRSMGLGTPENSGRDRGAGDSVMPNISPPQLEREDIMDEVTKMIQQQRVWLQAKISVLEAKISGNFPASSIPLLSPLLSKPSNKGRCSGKNIVEVSDIDSEAFSFVGRRELVKGKSCKLSVGSINNVVSHGTIIEVDGGNHTVHGMPLGEGNIRVAIDTALDEEALLPIPVTGELETVGHAVGSHVAWPKHLVKLMNEEERGSTSIKPGDFT; encoded by the exons ATGGGTTtaccaaaaaccaaaaataccTGTACTTCAAAGGAGACTGATGACACTATTACTGCCTCAATTGGGACAAAAAGGAAACGTGGAAAACCAAGTATGGAGCGCATAGCAAACCGAGCACTTAAAGGTAAGAAATTAGTAGTTGAGTTTAACCCAAAGGGTGTACCATTTGGGAAGGTAGCAGGAGAGATGCAATCTTACATTGGAGTGATTGCGCGTACCACGGTTCCCATAAATATTGAGAGCTGGCCTAAGGTGGACAAGGATCTGAAGAATGATGTTTGGAAATCCATAGAG ATGGCATTCGTCTTAGCGCCCAGACACAGAAAAATGATTTTGGCATCTGCATCCAATAAGTGGAGGCAATTCAAGTCAGAACTGACTACAAAATACGTAATGCCATATAAAGATCAGCCAGATATTTTAAAAGACCCACCAGAAGAATATGATTTCATAAAGCAACAAGATTGGGAACAATTCGTAAAGAGTCGCTTAACCATAGACTTTCAG AAACGCCACATGGAGCAGAAAGAGAGAAGGCAGAAGATGCAGAATGCTCATAGATTGGCACAAGAGGGTAATGCTGGTTTGGAGGCAGAACTA CAAGAAACTACGGATGAAGAGGATGAATATGAACTTGATGTAGCAGTCCCCTGGAAGAAAGGTCGCGAAGACAAAAATGGGAATATCTCCTACGAGACCGTAGGGGAACAGGCTGCAGAAATG GATACCTTGATGAACAATGAAGGGACAGTTAACAACTCTAATAGTGGATCAAGCGGTGATGTCAGGTCAATGGGGTTGGGGACTCCAGAAAATTCTGGTAGGGATAGAGGTGCAGGAGATTCTGTCATGCCAAATATTTCACCACCTCAGTTGGAGCGAGAAGATATCATGGACGAGGTCACGAAGATGATACAGCAGCAAAGGGTATGGTTACAAGCCAAGATTTCTGTGTTAGAGGCAAAGATCAGTGGTAATTTCCCGGCCTCAAGTATCCCACTTTTATCTCCTCTGCTTTCCAAGCCTTCAAACAAGGGCAGGTGTTCTGGGAAGAACATTGTTGAGGTCAGTGATATTGATTCGGAAGCTTTCTCATTTGTAGGCAGAAGAGAACTCGTGAag GGAAAATCTTGCAAGTTGTCTGTCGGATCAATCAACAACGTTGTTTCCCATGGTACAATAATTGAAGTGGATGGGGGAAACCACACAGTTCATGGTATGCCTTTGGGAGAGGGAAATATACGTGTTGCTATTGATACTGCCCTAGATGAAGAGGCACTCCTTCCCATACCAGTTACAGGGGAATTAGAAACTGTTGGGCATGCTGTAGGCTCTCATGTGGCTTGGCCAAAACATCTTGTTAAGTTGATGAATGAAGAG GAACGTGGAAGTACTTCTATTAAACCTGGAGACTTTACCTAA
- the LOC126788239 gene encoding uncharacterized protein LOC126788239 isoform X2: MGLPKTKNTCTSKETDDTITASIGTKRKRGKPSMERIANRALKGKKLVVEFNPKGVPFGKVAGEMQSYIGVIARTTVPINIESWPKVDKDLKNDVWKSIEMAFVLAPRHRKMILASASNKWRQFKSELTTKYVMPYKDQPDILKDPPEEYDFIKQQDWEQFVKSRLTIDFQKRHMEQKERRQKMQNAHRLAQEGNAGLEAELQETTDEEDEYELDVAVPWKKGREDKNGNISYETVGEQAAEMDTLMNNEGTVNNSNSGSSGDVRSMGLGTPENSGRDRGAGDSVMPNISPPQLEREDIMDEVTKMIQQQRVWLQAKISVLEAKISGNFPASSIPLLSPLLSKPSNKGRCSGKNIVEGKSCKLSVGSINNVVSHGTIIEVDGGNHTVHGMPLGEGNIRVAIDTALDEEALLPIPVTGELETVGHAVGSHVAWPKHLVKLMNEEERGSTSIKPGDFT; encoded by the exons ATGGGTTtaccaaaaaccaaaaataccTGTACTTCAAAGGAGACTGATGACACTATTACTGCCTCAATTGGGACAAAAAGGAAACGTGGAAAACCAAGTATGGAGCGCATAGCAAACCGAGCACTTAAAGGTAAGAAATTAGTAGTTGAGTTTAACCCAAAGGGTGTACCATTTGGGAAGGTAGCAGGAGAGATGCAATCTTACATTGGAGTGATTGCGCGTACCACGGTTCCCATAAATATTGAGAGCTGGCCTAAGGTGGACAAGGATCTGAAGAATGATGTTTGGAAATCCATAGAG ATGGCATTCGTCTTAGCGCCCAGACACAGAAAAATGATTTTGGCATCTGCATCCAATAAGTGGAGGCAATTCAAGTCAGAACTGACTACAAAATACGTAATGCCATATAAAGATCAGCCAGATATTTTAAAAGACCCACCAGAAGAATATGATTTCATAAAGCAACAAGATTGGGAACAATTCGTAAAGAGTCGCTTAACCATAGACTTTCAG AAACGCCACATGGAGCAGAAAGAGAGAAGGCAGAAGATGCAGAATGCTCATAGATTGGCACAAGAGGGTAATGCTGGTTTGGAGGCAGAACTA CAAGAAACTACGGATGAAGAGGATGAATATGAACTTGATGTAGCAGTCCCCTGGAAGAAAGGTCGCGAAGACAAAAATGGGAATATCTCCTACGAGACCGTAGGGGAACAGGCTGCAGAAATG GATACCTTGATGAACAATGAAGGGACAGTTAACAACTCTAATAGTGGATCAAGCGGTGATGTCAGGTCAATGGGGTTGGGGACTCCAGAAAATTCTGGTAGGGATAGAGGTGCAGGAGATTCTGTCATGCCAAATATTTCACCACCTCAGTTGGAGCGAGAAGATATCATGGACGAGGTCACGAAGATGATACAGCAGCAAAGGGTATGGTTACAAGCCAAGATTTCTGTGTTAGAGGCAAAGATCAGTGGTAATTTCCCGGCCTCAAGTATCCCACTTTTATCTCCTCTGCTTTCCAAGCCTTCAAACAAGGGCAGGTGTTCTGGGAAGAACATTGTTGAG GGAAAATCTTGCAAGTTGTCTGTCGGATCAATCAACAACGTTGTTTCCCATGGTACAATAATTGAAGTGGATGGGGGAAACCACACAGTTCATGGTATGCCTTTGGGAGAGGGAAATATACGTGTTGCTATTGATACTGCCCTAGATGAAGAGGCACTCCTTCCCATACCAGTTACAGGGGAATTAGAAACTGTTGGGCATGCTGTAGGCTCTCATGTGGCTTGGCCAAAACATCTTGTTAAGTTGATGAATGAAGAG GAACGTGGAAGTACTTCTATTAAACCTGGAGACTTTACCTAA
- the LOC126788848 gene encoding homeobox-leucine zipper protein ATHB-6-like isoform X1 — protein sequence MKRLSSPDSLGALISICPTTTADDHSPRNNHVYSRDFQSMLDGLDEEGCVEESGHAAEKKRRLSIEQVKALEKNFEVENKLEPERKVKLAQELGLQPRQVAVWFQNRRARWKTKQLERDYGVLKANYDSLKISFESLQHDNQALHKEIKELKAKFQEENTESNHSVKEEQMALANESSYKVVMEHSKPQSPETSAPVSESKELNFESFNNTNSNGAVGLEAVSLFPDFKDGSSDSDSSAILNEDQNSPNGTINHHHQLMPPSNSLKFNSSSSPSSSTMNCFQFQKSSYQPQFVKIEEHNFFSSEEACNFFSDEQPPSLQWYCPEQWN from the exons ATGAAGAGGCTTAGCAGCCCAGATTCTCTGGGTGCTTTGATTTCCATCTGCCCAACAACAACAG CAGATGATCATAGTCCAAGAAACAACCATGTCTACAGCAGAGACTTCCAGTCCATGCTGGACGGCTTAGACGAAGAAGGGTGCGTGGAAGAGTCCGGCCATGCTGCCGAAAAGAAGCGCCGGCTAAGCATTGAGCAAGTGAAGGCCTTGGAGAAGAATTTCGAAGTGGAGAACAAGCTTGAACCTGAGAGAAAAGTGAAGCTTGCCCAAGAGCTTGGTCTTCAGCCAAGACAAGTTGCCGTGTGGTTCCAAAACCGCCGAGCTCGTTGGAAAACCAAGCAATTGGAACGCGATTACGGGGTTCTTAAGGCCAACTATGACTCTCTCAAGATCAGCTTTGAATCTCTCCAACATGACAATCAAGCTCTTCATAAAGAG ATAAAGGAATTGAAAGCGAAGTTCCAAGAAGAGAACACAGAGAGCAATCACTCAGTGAAAGAGGAGCAAATGGCTCTGGCCAACGAGTCCAGTTACAAAGTTGTAATGGAGCATAGCAAGCCACAGTCTCCTGAAACCTCAGCTCCAGTTTCAGAGTCCAAAGAGCTAAACTTCGAGAGCTTCAACAATACCAACTCCAATGGAGCAGTGGGACTAGAAGCAGTGTCATTGTTCCCGGACTTCAAAGATGGCTCATCGGATAGTGACTCGAGTGCAATCCTGAACGAGGATCAAAACAGTCCCAATGGGACTAtaaaccaccaccaccagctCATGCCACCCTCCaattcactcaaattcaactcaTCGTCATCGCCTTCCTCGTCGACAATGAATTGCTTCCAGTTTCAGAAGAGCAGCTATCAGCCTCAGTTTGTCAAGATAGAGGAGCACAATTTCTTTAGTAGTGAGGAAGCATGTAACTTCTTCTCAGACGAGCAACCTCCCTCACTTCAGTGGTACTGCCCAGAACAATGGAACTAA
- the LOC126788848 gene encoding homeobox-leucine zipper protein ATHB-6-like isoform X2 yields the protein MKRLSSPDSLGALISICPTTTDDHSPRNNHVYSRDFQSMLDGLDEEGCVEESGHAAEKKRRLSIEQVKALEKNFEVENKLEPERKVKLAQELGLQPRQVAVWFQNRRARWKTKQLERDYGVLKANYDSLKISFESLQHDNQALHKEIKELKAKFQEENTESNHSVKEEQMALANESSYKVVMEHSKPQSPETSAPVSESKELNFESFNNTNSNGAVGLEAVSLFPDFKDGSSDSDSSAILNEDQNSPNGTINHHHQLMPPSNSLKFNSSSSPSSSTMNCFQFQKSSYQPQFVKIEEHNFFSSEEACNFFSDEQPPSLQWYCPEQWN from the exons ATGAAGAGGCTTAGCAGCCCAGATTCTCTGGGTGCTTTGATTTCCATCTGCCCAACAACAACAG ATGATCATAGTCCAAGAAACAACCATGTCTACAGCAGAGACTTCCAGTCCATGCTGGACGGCTTAGACGAAGAAGGGTGCGTGGAAGAGTCCGGCCATGCTGCCGAAAAGAAGCGCCGGCTAAGCATTGAGCAAGTGAAGGCCTTGGAGAAGAATTTCGAAGTGGAGAACAAGCTTGAACCTGAGAGAAAAGTGAAGCTTGCCCAAGAGCTTGGTCTTCAGCCAAGACAAGTTGCCGTGTGGTTCCAAAACCGCCGAGCTCGTTGGAAAACCAAGCAATTGGAACGCGATTACGGGGTTCTTAAGGCCAACTATGACTCTCTCAAGATCAGCTTTGAATCTCTCCAACATGACAATCAAGCTCTTCATAAAGAG ATAAAGGAATTGAAAGCGAAGTTCCAAGAAGAGAACACAGAGAGCAATCACTCAGTGAAAGAGGAGCAAATGGCTCTGGCCAACGAGTCCAGTTACAAAGTTGTAATGGAGCATAGCAAGCCACAGTCTCCTGAAACCTCAGCTCCAGTTTCAGAGTCCAAAGAGCTAAACTTCGAGAGCTTCAACAATACCAACTCCAATGGAGCAGTGGGACTAGAAGCAGTGTCATTGTTCCCGGACTTCAAAGATGGCTCATCGGATAGTGACTCGAGTGCAATCCTGAACGAGGATCAAAACAGTCCCAATGGGACTAtaaaccaccaccaccagctCATGCCACCCTCCaattcactcaaattcaactcaTCGTCATCGCCTTCCTCGTCGACAATGAATTGCTTCCAGTTTCAGAAGAGCAGCTATCAGCCTCAGTTTGTCAAGATAGAGGAGCACAATTTCTTTAGTAGTGAGGAAGCATGTAACTTCTTCTCAGACGAGCAACCTCCCTCACTTCAGTGGTACTGCCCAGAACAATGGAACTAA